A region from the Alosa alosa isolate M-15738 ecotype Scorff River chromosome 7, AALO_Geno_1.1, whole genome shotgun sequence genome encodes:
- the c7h22orf23 gene encoding UPF0193 protein EVG1: protein MEHPRNGHGGLWNCPRTTTQYSKETQEMLKLMMQESRLTNLQQRKISSHLRKGEALPLTCNPTSSAPPPQPKPKAIKTSTSLSAKPLRRQAEVCKAGDSYKRELFRPSATRDLEKEKRRLQNILSGSEGDPKPRGVRSLAKGKSVDEEEKDRFQEVLEEIEDRKQFLEEMTSLGMGSHYQHIINTEISQKIRELELIDKARSASLQSLLKEEKRVENTSNDNPSL, encoded by the exons ATGGAGCATCCCAGAAATGGACATGGGGGACTCTGGAACTGTCCACGAACGACGACTCAGTACAGCAAGGAAACTCAGGAAATGCTGAAAT TGATGATGCAAGAGTCACGGCTTACTAACCTGCAACAGAGAAAAATCAGCAGTCATCTGAGGA AGGGGGAGGCCCTTCCACTCACCTGTAACCCTACTTCATCGGCGCCTCCTCCTCAGCCAAAACCTAAGGCCATCAAGACCTCCACGTCCCTGTCGGCCAAGCCACTGAGACGGCAGGCGGAAGTGTGCAAAGCAGGAGACAGCTACAAGAGGGAGCTGTTCCGTCCGAGTGCAACAA GGGATctggaaaaagagaagaggagattgCAGAACATTTTGTCAGGCAGCGAAGGGGACCCCAAACCTAGAGGGGTTAGGAGTCTTGCAAAGGGGAAGTCTGTAGACGAGGAGGAGAAGGATAGATTTCAAGAAG TTCTGGAGGAGATTGAGGACAGGAAACAATTCTTAGAGGAGATGACCTCTCTTGGGATGGGCTCCCATTACCAGCATATCATCAACACTGAGATCTCACAG aaaatacGGGAGTTGGAGTTGATTGACAAGGCTCGCAGTGCTTCATTGCAGTCCCTCttaaaagaagagaagagagtggagaACACCAGCAATGACAATCCCTCACTCTAA
- the LOC125298352 gene encoding adhesion G protein-coupled receptor E3-like, which yields MEYIYLPVNLRCGLPFAFLLAVSPALANIRLINGTHRCAGIVEVLHDGQWGTICGGKAWKTDSAEVVCKELGCGRLRWTEKHDRKTSQHIWLDNVDCDGKESSVKNCGHWPWGNHRASICERSNAGVVCLNTSNSADMRLINGSDRCAGRVEVYRDGQWGPVCDHHWNMTDAEAVCQKLGCGYALEVVNSVQRGRIYDCGLGEGAAEVVCSAVRLVNGPNRCAGRVEVFHNREWGTVCHDFWDMTDAKVVCKELGCGEAIEAPKDAHFGEGSGQIWLDDMLCTGNESTLMSCGHQRLGTHNCGHHRDAGAVCSGLITTMVECKDVKCKLRFLGELKKNTLVLPERVLTKALDYLLDINQPNLTSFGGAVVQSAEWLASRLMQTGLTNKTITTNNTELQIVSVGTNASLTAHTQLMSSDVLLDIDLLGIAQNNNGSASVVLMSYKNMQDVLHASLFKTENDTTKTMLSKVVSVILPKTQNKTLPSPINITFQHIKGPSDLIGEVSCVYWNISSWIEDGCQVSQTNTEHTVCTCVHLSTFALIMQTEISKSDPTLELLHTILVSIGLVFLTVAVVTFAICRFNPRVTNAARLNLCICLLLAHLLFLRTQNYLHLIKPHQVLCKVLSGVLHFLYLCCFVWMSMEALLLFSSVRKLRQVKPNDRAGPHWGYKLLIGYGVPLVIVAVSAGVMPDGYGSQQCWLKTDYGFIWSFLGPVCLILAGNIILFITIIVTLQSTLKEARSDVSKVKYTRVLLFKIMAQFVILGCPWILGMFTAKSKVLEFIFIILTSQQGTFIFLVHCLLNDEVRRQYKKWWQEFSPPEKDPSTTATTLALNDYVTTGTH from the exons ATGGAATATATCTACCTTCCAG TGAACCTAAGATGTGGTCTGCCCTTCGCTTTTTTATTAG CAGTGTCTCCAGCCTTGGCAAACATTAGGCTCATAAATGGGACGCATCGTTGTGCTGGAATAGTTGAGGTTCTTCATGACGGTCAGTGGGGTACCATATGTGGTGGCAAAGCCTGGAAGACCGACAGTGCTGAGGTGGTTTGCAAAGAGCTTGGATGTGGGAGACTCCGTTGGACCGAAAAACATGATCGAAAAACCTCTCAGCATATTTGGCTTGACAATGTTGACTGTGATGGAAAGGAGTCCTCAGTGAAGAACTGCGGCCACTGGCCTTGGGGTAACCACCGTGCATCTATCTGTGAACGGTCCAACGCGGGCGTTGTCTGCTTAA ACACCTCTAATTCAGCTGATATGAGGCTGATAAACGGGTCTGACCGCTGTGCTGGCCGAGTGGAGGTTTATCGTGATGGACAGTGGGGCCCTGTGTGTGATCATCACTGGAATATGACTGATGCTGAAGCGGTTTGCCAGAAGCTGGGCTGTGGCTATGCCCTTGAGGTGGTCAACTCAGTCCAGAGAGGGAGGATTTATGATTGTGGACTTGGTGAAGGTGCTGCTGAGGTTGTCTGTTCAG CCGTCAGGCTGGTGAATGGGCCTAATCGATGCGCTGGCAGAGTGGAGGTTTTCCACAACAGAGAATGGGGAACCGTGTGTCATGACTTCTGGGACATGACGGACGCTAAAGTGGTCTGTAAAGAGCTGGGCTGTGGGGAGGCCATTGAAGCACCAAAGGATGCTCATTTTGGAGAGGGATCAGGGCAGATCTGGCTGGATGACATGTTATGCACTGGAAATGAGTCGACTCTGATGAGCTGTGGTCATCAACGTCTGGGAACCCATAACTGTGGACATCACCGAGACGCTGGGGCTGTCTGTTCGG GGTTGATTACTACCATGGTAGAATGCAAG GATGTGAAGTGTAAGCTCCGTTTTCTGGGTGAACTGAAAAAGAACACATTAGTGCTACCTGAGAGG GTATTGACCAAAGCACTGGATTATTTACTGGACATTAACCAACCGAATCTGACATCATTTGGAGGAGCTGTGGTTCAATCTGCTGAGTGGCTGGCATCTAGACTGATGCAAACCGGTCTCACCAACAAAACAATTACAACAAATAACACAG AGTTACAGATTGTGAGTGTTGGAACAAATGCCTCTCTAACTGCACACACTCAGCTGATGTCTTCTGACGTCCTTCTGGACATTGACCTCCTGGGAATCGCCCAGAATAACAATG GTTCAGCATCTGTGGTATTGATGTCCTACAAAAATATGCAGGATGTCCTTCACGCCAGCCTCTTCAAAACAGAAAATGACACAACTAAGACCATGTTGTCAAAAGTGGTGTCAGTCATTTTACCGAAAACCCAGAACAAGACACTGCCAAGTCCAATCAACATCACCTTCCAACACATCAAAGGG CCCTCAGATCTAATTGGGGAGGTCTCTTGTGTGTACTGGAACATTAGTTCATGGATAGAGGATGGATGTCAAGTCAGCCAAACCAACACCGAACACACTGTGTGCACCTGTGTCCACCTGTCTACCTTTGCTCTCATCATGCAGACAGAGATTTCCAAG AGCGATCCAACCTTGGAGTTGCTGCATACCATCTTGGTGTCGATTGGGTTGGTGTTCCTGACCGTGGCTGTGGTGACCTTTGCCATCTGCCGGTTTAACCCCAGAGTGACCAACGCCGCTCGTCTCAACCTCTGCATCTGCCTGCTGCTAGCTCATCTCCTGTTTCTGCGCACCCAGAACTACCTGCACCTCATTAAACCTCACCAG GTGCTGTGTAAGGTCCTCTCAGGTGTGCTGCACTTCCTCTACCTGTGTTGCTTTGTGTGGATGTCCATGGAGGCCCTGCTGCTCTTCTCCTCCGTCAGGAAGCTCAGACAGGTCAAACCCAACGACCGCGCAGGGCCACACTGGGGTTACAAGCTCCTGATTGGCTACGGAGTTCCACTGGTCATTGTGGCCGTGTCTGCTGGGGTGATGCCTGATGGATATGGAAGTCAGCA GTGCTGGCTCAAGACCGACTATGGGTTTATCTGGAGTTTCCTTGGTCCTGTTTGCCTCATTCTTGCG GGGAACATCATACTCTTTATCACCATCATAGTCACTCTGCAGTCCACACTAAAAGAGGCACGCAGTGATGTGTCTAAGGTGAAATACACAAG AGTCCTACTGTTCAAAATCATGGCCCAGTTTGTCATCCTGGGTTGCCCATGGATCCTTGGCATGTTTACAGCAAAGAGCAAAGTCCTTGAATTTATCTTCATAATTCTCACCTCACAACAAGGCACTTTCATCTTTCTTGTTCACTGTCTCCTGAATGATGAG GTGCGGCGTCAGTACAAAAAATGGTGGCAGGAATTCAGTCCACCTGAGAAAGATCCGTCTACCACTGCTACCACATTGGCCTTAAATGACTACGTCACAACAGGAACTCATTAA
- the LOC125298353 gene encoding adhesion G protein-coupled receptor E1-like: MTDAKVVCKELGCGEAIEAPKDAHFGEGSGQIWLDDMLCTGNESTLMSCGHPRLGTHNCGHHQDAGAVCSGVLHFLYLCCFVWMSIEALLLFSSVRKLRQVKPNDRAGPHWGYKLLIGYGVPLVIVAVSAGVMPDGYGSQQCWLKTDYGFIWSFLGPVCLILAGNIILFIAIIVTLQSTLKEAHSDVSKVKYTRVLLFKIMAQFVILGCPWILGMFTAKSKVLEFIFIILTSQQGTFIFLVHCLLNDEVRRQYKKWWQEFSPPEKRLSATAT, from the exons ATGACGGATGCTAAAGTGGTCTGTAAAGAGCTGGGCTGTGGGGAGGCCATTGAAGCACCAAAGGATGCTCATTTTGGAGAGGGATCAGGGCAGATCTGGCTGGATGACATGTTATGCACTGGAAATGAGTCGACTCTGATGAGCTGTGGTCATCCACGTCTGGGAACCCATAACTGTGGACATCACCAAGACGCTGGGGCTGTCTGTTCGG GTGTGCTGCACTTCCTCTACCTGTGTTGCTTTGTGTGGATGTCCATCGAGGCCCTGCTGCTCTTCTCCTCCGTCAGGAAGCTCAGACAGGTCAAGCCCAATGACCGCGCGGGGCCACACTGGGGTTACAAGCTCCTGATTGGCTACGGAGTTCCACTGGTCATTGTGGCCGTGTCTGCTGGGGTGATGCCTGATGGATATGGAAGTCAGCA GTGCTGGCTCAAGACCGACTATGGGTTTATCTGGAGTTTCCTTGGTCCTGTTTGCCTCATTCTTGCG GGCAACATCATACTCTTTATCGCCATCATAGTCACTCTGCAGTCCACTCTAAAAGAGGCACACAGTGACGTGTCTAAGGTGAAATACACCAG AGTCCTACTGTTCAAAATCATGGCCCAGTTTGTCATCCTGGGTTGCCCATGGATCCTTGGCATGTTTACAGCAAAGAGCAAAGTCCTTGAATTTATCTTCATAATTCTCACCTCACAACAAGGCACTTTCATCTTTCTTGTTCACTGTCTCCTGAATGATGAG GTGCGGCGTCAGTACAAAAAATGGTGGCAGGAATTCAGTCCACCTGAGAAGCGTCTGTCTGCCACTGCTACCTAG